The DNA window GAGACACATCCCGACGCGTACGGGCATCTTGTCACTGGCGATCTCGATGGAATCGACGAAGACGGCAATGGCTATGTCGATGACGTCATTGGGTATGATTTCGTCGATCAATCCAGCATCAACTTTGGTGATGCCTCCGGCCGCGATCCCATCCCCTACGATGAAGAAAGTCATACGCATGGTACGGCGGTCGCGGGGGTCATCGGTGCGAAAGCCAACAACAGAATTGGCGTGGCAGGCGTAGCACCAGGATGCCGTCTTGTCGCATTGCGTGCACTCGACGCACTCGGAAACGGCGAGTCCGACGATATTGCAAGCGCGATTGTATATGCCGCGGACAATGGGGTAAAGGTGTTGAATCTTTCGTTCGGCGATTACTTCCCTTCGATGCTGATGCACGATGCCATTAGTTATGCCACGGAACATGGCGTGTTGGTCGTAGCATCAAGCGGAAATGAAGGCTCAGACGCACGTCATTATCCGTCGGACTTCTCGGAATGCCTATCCGTTGGAATGACAACGCAGGATAATTCGGGACGCGAAGTACTTTCCCCAAACTCTTCCTACGGCGAAGGGATGGACCTCATTGCTCCCGGCACCGCCATTTTAACGACGGCTGCAGACGGTTCATACCAGTCTATTTCGGGCACTAGTTTTAGTGCACCCGCTACGGCAGCAGTGGCGGGCCTATTGCTCTCGCACAACCCTCGTCTTGGTGTCGCTGCTATACGCTCAATCCTCGAATCGACGACTGACAAACTCTCAAAAAGCACCTATGACCATTCGCATGCCAATGGCAGAGTAAATGCAAAACGAGCACTTGCTTTTGTCGGCAGTGCGAACATCAAGATTGCATCACCTCGTACCGACGACGAATTGCAGACGGATTCATCATATAGCATTCTCGGCTCCGCCGTTTCGTCGTTGTTCACTGGGTATTCGGTTTCGTATGCGTCGGGATTAAATCCTGATCATGACATCAACAATCCCCCGTCCTGGACACTCATCGATTCCTCGGCCGAGCAAGTACTCGACGGTACGCTTGCGACGTGGAAACCCGCTGGCCTCACCGCCGGCACCTACACGATTCGTCTTGCGGTGTCTACAACCGATCGACGCTCTGTCGAAGAACGTATCACGGTCAGACTTCGAACACACCAGGCATTCGCAGCCGATGTTCAGGTGGATACAATGTACCAAAATGAGCGAAGAATCCTCCTGATTCATGGCCGAGCCGATTCCCTGAGCCATGCACTGATACGGTACCGGGCTGTAGGCAGCTCGGAATGGTCGGTGGTGAATGACGATCAATATGCACACGGCCATTCGATGCTCCTCAGCACAAACGAGGTGCGGGCCGGGGTGCCGATCGAATTATCATTAGTACTCTTTGATAATGCTAACGACACGGTGACCAGTTCGTTTATCGCAGGTATACCGGATGAGTCGATCTCAGAGTCAGGCTTTCGGGAAAAACCATACGCATTACCGAGCGGCTATTTGCTCGATACGCTCATTGAACGAGGTGGTACACGATATGCCATTCAGAATATTGCAACGAGCGCATCGTCATTCGGCACTGTGGCTGCGTTTAGCTTCGACACGTCTTCACGCTCGTTCATTAAATCAGATTCCGTACAATTACTTACACTGCCTCGATCAATCGGTCGGATCAGTCCGAGTCCCTCTCCTCAGCTACTCCTACAAGGATCCGGCGGAACAACATACATTTTTCAGGGCAACTCCGCACATCCGGTCTTCGGAGACATGGTCTTTGCCGACACGACGTCATCACTCCCCTTCTTTGCTACATCATTGCAAGACATCGATGGCGATGGCATCGACGAATTGATCGGACGTCAAGAAGTGCAAGTTGGAAGCGGGTATCAAGACCGGTATGAAGCGGATAAGATCGTAAATGGTCAGCGAGTAGCATTCGGCAATGTTTCCGATACTACAACGCCTGCCCCACACTATGCATCCAATACCTTCTCGACACCGGATACGAAAGCGATCGCTATCGCCGGCAATGCCCCGAATGGAATTGCGTTTCTCGACGACGATGCCGATCTTATCATTAATAAATACGATCCCTCTCCAGCGTCTAAGTTCATTACGACGTTTGTGGACGAGAATGCAGGATACACAGAAGGGAGAAATTTTGCGATTGGTGATTTTAATGGCGACGGCCTGCCCGACATTGCGCTCGCGTATCACCGGTCATACGATTACAACGACGATCTTGAGATCGAGCCTTCATACTGGACTGTAAAAGTCCTGCTCAACACTGGCACCGGCTCCTTTTTGACCGTCTACACCGATCATTTCTATAATGCACGTAGTAACTCGCCGTATCGTTCGAGCCTTGGTACGATCAAGAGTGTGGACGGTAATGCAGGAGACGATCTTGTGCTTTCGCTCTTCCCAAACTTTTATCTCTTACGATACAATTCCAGTACCGGGACTATTAACCCTGTCTGGCATTTCCCATTGGCGAATTCGCCCCGAGGAGCTTTGTCGTACGACTTTGACAATAATGGAATCCGAGAGTTTGGATTTGACACCGGTGACTCTGTTCGCTTTTTCGAATGGGACGCCTCCACTGTCTCCAGAACTCCATCCCCTGCCGGTCTTGAAGTGATCCCACGTGACACTGGCCGCATCGACCTGCGCTGGAGTGAAGTCTCATCCGTCGATCGGTATGATGTCCTGCGAGCGCTCGACGAGCCGAATGCAACGTTCGAAACGATCGGCTCGACCCAACGTGGCTCGTTCTCGGACACTACGGTTACCAATGACACTCATTATTTGTACTCCGTGAAGGCCCATGATCCGAGTTATACAACCCCACTGAGTTTCCCATGTCCGAGCGTTACTGGATATGCACACCACCGGCCCACGATTATTCGTATAATCTCTCGATCGAATGCGCTTGAACTACAAACGTCAAATCTTCTTGCGACTACCGGACTAAGTGGCGGAGAATTCGTCTGTGATGATACACTTTCGTTCTCAAGTGCTATAGTCGCCGGCGACAGCACAGTAGTGCTGACGCCTATGCGAGAGCCTTTTTCATCGGGCACGCACACGCTTCGTGTTCGATCATTCGGATTACGTGACGTCTGGAATTCCCCCTTCGACACGACTGCCCGCATCACGTGGGAAGAACATCCGATTGTAGCGACAGCAGCATTCTATATTAAACAGTGGAGTTTTCAGAGTGGAAACAGGATACGCGTTCTGTTTTCGATGCGTCCGGATGACAATGCACTGCTCACTTCAAATTATACGCTTTCACCATTCGGAGAGATAGGCTCTGTTACGCGTGACCCAGCCAACGACACAGCCGTGATCTTAACATTGACGCCATCCACACAGTTATCTCCTATTGGCAACTCATATACGGTATGTGCTCATGATATTACCTCCGGCGACCAGCAACTCGCCGAGGATGGCAGGTGTGCCGGCGAGACTCCGGTCGGTTCTTCCCTCTCACATCTATTTGTCTACCCCAGTCCGGTTCATGAGAGTGATGAAGTGATGACATTCGCCGGGCTCACGCCGCAAGCCAGCATCATTATTTATACCACGGGAATGCGACTTCTCCGTCGACTGGAGAGCACCGATCAATCAGGGGGAATTCAATGGGATTTGCGGGACGAAACCGGTCGAAAATTATCGAGTGGTGTCTATATCTACCGGGTTTCAGGGAAGGATTCCGCTGGTAATGAGGTCGAGGTAGGCCAATCGAAATTTGTGATTGTAACCGACCGATAAAAAATTGTTGCGGAGAGGGAGAGATTCGAACTCTCGATACCCTTGCGGGTATAACGGTTTTCGAGACCGCCCCTTTCAACCACTCAGGCACCTCTCCTCCGTGGAAAAGACGGACAAACAACCCGCAGATGCTTCTGCGCGTTCCCCTCTTCTCAAAATGAGAAATTATGTGTGTACGTCAGAGTTGCGAGAATCTCCGTGAATGCAGGAGTGCCGCTTACTGAAGTGTTCGTTTCGGTCGCATAGAGTGTAAAAACGAAGGTCCCTTGGTCGCTGATGCGAAACGTAGAGTTCAGGCTCTCACTATACGTGTTCGATGTCGTACTGATCGACGGGATAGGCGGGACAGTGCTCCCTGCTATCTCAACTGAGCTACGTGTGTATCCGATCGACCCGCCGATAGATAATCGATTTTCCACTAAGCTCTTCGCACCATTAAAGGTAATACCCCGAAGGGCTGTTGAACTCGCGCTCTGCTTCGTATCGGCGATCAGTAGCGAAGCCCCGAGACTCAATGCACTTCTCAAAAATGTAATATTGTAATTGATCGTCCCGCTCGTCGTTTTGGAATTGGAATATTTCTGCGTAAATATATTCTGATCGGTATAGTCTTGGTAAGATGCCGAAAGAATGATCGACTGCGTGGAGATATTCGAGACAAAGAGAAATCTCGGTGTAACGGATGCCGATTGTGCCACACTGCTGACACGTGTGGAATCGTTGATCAGATTACTCTTCGCACTCGTCCCTTGTTGTGTCGAGTAGTTCGCATAATTCATGTCGATCCCGAAAACTTGTGCGGGGTTGATGCTAATATTCCCGCTGCCGATGATTCGCTGGGTGCGGGCCAGTTTCGTATCGAGCACATTGTCATTCTGAATACCGATTGCGCCACTCATACGAAGCTTGTTGGAAAATGCATCGAAGCTTGGGGCAATCGTATAATTCTCAATATCGGTGGTAAAATAGTACGCACCCAGCGAGGCATAGTCCGGTTCGACGCGCTCATACCCAAGACGGATGTTAAAATGCGGCACACGCAGCGTCAGGCCCGTCGTAGAAGCCAACAACAGACTCGTAGAGGAACGGGTATCGATCACCCATTTCAGACTATTGGGGATCTGTGACGAATCGATAAGCGGCGAGCGAAGATCGCGCGTGAGAAAACTTGAGGCAATCTCCGCATCGAACGTAAGCGGTTCGATAATCTTGATCTTGGTGTTAATTCCAAGAACGGTATTTTCCTCCGGAAAAATATTTACACGCGTCGGGATATGTGTCAACGATGCAGAATCGTCTTTTGCATGGAGGTAGATTAGATCGACGAAACTCTCGTCCGTCCCGTAGCCAATCTTTCCCGCGAGGCCCATCCGCTTGAACGCTGGTTGAACTGCAATGTTCGTCGTATCCTCTTCTACGGCACGTTGAAACCGTCCATACATAAACGAAAGTCTCAATGGATTTGGGTCGAGGTCAACGCCAGCTCCTAGAAACGTGATTCCTGCTAGAGTATATTTCGAATATGTCAGCGAGCGATATCCCAGGTGCAGAGTGACCCATTTGTATTGGGGCGATACACCGACCTGATCGAACGGTTGGCGGAACGAACTCTCCTGATCGGAAAGAATGAAAGAGAACGGAAGAGATACACCATAGAAGCTTAGCGTCGGCGCACCCACAAAAGTCCAGCCGGTGGCCGGTCGGCGTGCAGGTCCGCCGGATACGGAATACTTATTGACGGAAATACTGACCGATCCATCGAGCCGTACCGGCCGTTCACCGACCGATGACTCAAGATCCTGAGAGCGGGCTGAATAACTGAGGAAGCAGCCGAGTAATAGTACGAGCACCACGCGCACCACGCGCGTTCCGCTATTCGGTCGACCGATGTGATGTCGCAGACACATAGTATTTTCACTCGGCACGCACACCCACGAAATTCAACTACCTCCCTGCAAAACTACCATATTTCCGCTTCAATTTACGAAATTCCGAATTGCCCGTGCAATGGGGTGTTACGTTCATATCTTTGTAGAAAGAAC is part of the Bacteroidota bacterium genome and encodes:
- a CDS encoding S8 family serine peptidase; the protein is MLQHRTAIAGSTSTIIVKFKTVSALQSPSAAVRAVIARFSAIGIESAPRIVPSVTSTNLLSIHSWNGLDRIIVLPLRSGISRAQAVDAIARLADVEYAEENHVYHIDRFVPPNDSLYSQQWAHDAMDVPGAWSYTQGDSTVNIGFVDTGVQWDHPDLVGQFAVNTAEDINHNGLFDPWPSTETHPDAYGHLVTGDLDGIDEDGNGYVDDVIGYDFVDQSSINFGDASGRDPIPYDEESHTHGTAVAGVIGAKANNRIGVAGVAPGCRLVALRALDALGNGESDDIASAIVYAADNGVKVLNLSFGDYFPSMLMHDAISYATEHGVLVVASSGNEGSDARHYPSDFSECLSVGMTTQDNSGREVLSPNSSYGEGMDLIAPGTAILTTAADGSYQSISGTSFSAPATAAVAGLLLSHNPRLGVAAIRSILESTTDKLSKSTYDHSHANGRVNAKRALAFVGSANIKIASPRTDDELQTDSSYSILGSAVSSLFTGYSVSYASGLNPDHDINNPPSWTLIDSSAEQVLDGTLATWKPAGLTAGTYTIRLAVSTTDRRSVEERITVRLRTHQAFAADVQVDTMYQNERRILLIHGRADSLSHALIRYRAVGSSEWSVVNDDQYAHGHSMLLSTNEVRAGVPIELSLVLFDNANDTVTSSFIAGIPDESISESGFREKPYALPSGYLLDTLIERGGTRYAIQNIATSASSFGTVAAFSFDTSSRSFIKSDSVQLLTLPRSIGRISPSPSPQLLLQGSGGTTYIFQGNSAHPVFGDMVFADTTSSLPFFATSLQDIDGDGIDELIGRQEVQVGSGYQDRYEADKIVNGQRVAFGNVSDTTTPAPHYASNTFSTPDTKAIAIAGNAPNGIAFLDDDADLIINKYDPSPASKFITTFVDENAGYTEGRNFAIGDFNGDGLPDIALAYHRSYDYNDDLEIEPSYWTVKVLLNTGTGSFLTVYTDHFYNARSNSPYRSSLGTIKSVDGNAGDDLVLSLFPNFYLLRYNSSTGTINPVWHFPLANSPRGALSYDFDNNGIREFGFDTGDSVRFFEWDASTVSRTPSPAGLEVIPRDTGRIDLRWSEVSSVDRYDVLRALDEPNATFETIGSTQRGSFSDTTVTNDTHYLYSVKAHDPSYTTPLSFPCPSVTGYAHHRPTIIRIISRSNALELQTSNLLATTGLSGGEFVCDDTLSFSSAIVAGDSTVVLTPMREPFSSGTHTLRVRSFGLRDVWNSPFDTTARITWEEHPIVATAAFYIKQWSFQSGNRIRVLFSMRPDDNALLTSNYTLSPFGEIGSVTRDPANDTAVILTLTPSTQLSPIGNSYTVCAHDITSGDQQLAEDGRCAGETPVGSSLSHLFVYPSPVHESDEVMTFAGLTPQASIIIYTTGMRLLRRLESTDQSGGIQWDLRDETGRKLSSGVYIYRVSGKDSAGNEVEVGQSKFVIVTDR